The Hemicordylus capensis ecotype Gifberg chromosome 6, rHemCap1.1.pri, whole genome shotgun sequence genome window below encodes:
- the LOC128329483 gene encoding olfactory receptor 8S1-like: MENQTIITEFILLGLSGDPRLQIFLFFVFLIIYAMTILGNLVIMLVIWIKSTLHTPMFFFLSHLAFVDICYSSVTVPKMLENFIAKHKTISWEGCILQIFFFFQAACAEVFILSAMAYDRYVAICDPLHYTTIMKKEICRQLVGGAWVMGFLYAVINALPLLKLHFCQYNIIRHYSCEIPSLLLLSCDKTLINYVILLASSFLFGLTSFLFTLLSYIYIISTILKIHSAKGRSKAFSTCSSHLMVVVLFYGTGYLHYLKPSSSSSVILDQLFSIQYSISTPMLNPIIYSLKTKEVKEAIKNLIAFN; this comes from the coding sequence ATGGAAAATCAAACCATAATAACAGAGTTTATACTCTTGGGACTTTCGGGTGATCCACGGTTACAGATATTTCTCTTCTTTGTGTTTCTAATAATTTATGCCATGACGATATTAGGGAACTTGGTGATAATGCTGGTAATTTGGATTAAATCCACCCTTCATACACCCATGTTCTTCTTTCTGAGTCATCTAGCCTTTGTGGATATCTGTTATTCATCTGTCACTGTCCCCAAAATGCTAGAAAACTTCATAGCAAAGCATAAAACCATTTCCTGGGAAGGATGCATTCTACagatcttcttctttttccaggCTGCTTGTGCAGAAGTTTTCATTCTCTCAGCAATGGCGTATGACCGATATGTTGCTATATGTGACCCATTGCATTATACCACAATCATGAAAAAGGAAATCTGCAGACAGCTGGTGGGTGGGGCTTGGGTAATGGGTTTCCTTTATGCTGTGATAAATGCACTGCCTTTGTTAAAACTGCATTTTTGTCAGTACAATATAATCCGCCACTATAGCTGTGAAATTCCTTCCCTCTTGCTCTTATCCTGTGATAAGACTCTCATAAATTATGTAATACTTCTTGCCTCCAGTTTTCTCTTTGGTTTAACCTCCTTCCTCTTCACCCTTTTATCCTATATTTACATCATCTCTACCATCCTGAAAATTCACTCAGCAAAAGGGAGGAGCAAAGCCTTTTCCACCTGCAGCTCCCATCTCATGGTTGTGGTTTTATTCTACGGGACTGGTTATCTTCACTATCTGAAGCCCAGCTCATCATCTTCCGTAATTCTTGATCAACTCTTTTCCATCCAATATAGCATTTCTACACCCATGTTAAACCCCATTATATACAGCTTGAAGACAAAGGAGGTGAAAGAAGCCATTAAAAACttaattgcttttaattaa